Proteins co-encoded in one Cytophaga hutchinsonii ATCC 33406 genomic window:
- the recG gene encoding ATP-dependent DNA helicase RecG: MSTILDTKVEFLKGIGPQKAALLNTELRIFTFEDLLYYYPFRHEDRSKIYAIKDIHEDLPYIQVRGRITGISSQGVGPKKRLIAYVQDDTGILELVWFQGGAWIEKNILPNTIYVVFGKPNLYGRKLNVVHPEMEVYSEDKTEKGLQPVYNVTEKLKARGMDSKAISKLTEKLVKEIASKLPEILPAAIIDEYKLISRAQAMEWIHLPPNAASVEKAKARLKFEELFLIQIKLLHQKTYRKIHYRGFVFNHIPTLNVFYKEHLPFDLTDAQKRVVKEIYKDVCSGKQMNRLLQGDVGSGKTIVGFLCMLMAIDNGYQACLIAPTEILAAQHYEGLKELAAKVGLTVAKLTGSSKKKERDVIHRDLLDGSLNILIGTHAILEDIVQFKNLGICIIDEQHRFGVAQRAKLWKKNTELPPHVLVMTATPIPRTLAMTLYGDLDISVIDQMPAGRKPISTSHKFDKDRLLVFGFIRKQILEGRQIYIVYPLIEENEKLDLKDLMDGFESINRAFPEFPVGILHGRMKPADKDFEMQRFVKGETKIMVATTVIEVGVNVPNASVMVIENAERFGLSQLHQLRGRVGRGADQSYCVLMTSHKLSANTKTRIETMVRTTNGFEIADVDLKLRGPGDLAGTQQSGVLDLRIADLAQDSQTLQLSRQSAMDLLDSDPELLKPENRMLRGYMESKNKNSKEWSRIS, encoded by the coding sequence ATGTCAACAATCCTCGACACTAAAGTAGAGTTCCTGAAAGGCATTGGTCCGCAAAAGGCCGCGCTGCTTAATACTGAGTTGCGCATTTTTACTTTTGAAGATTTGCTGTATTACTATCCCTTCCGGCATGAGGACAGAAGTAAGATTTATGCCATTAAAGATATTCATGAAGACTTACCGTACATACAGGTACGCGGACGCATTACCGGTATTTCCAGTCAGGGTGTCGGACCAAAGAAACGCCTGATCGCTTATGTGCAGGACGATACCGGAATCTTAGAGCTGGTGTGGTTTCAGGGCGGCGCCTGGATCGAAAAAAATATTCTGCCCAATACTATTTATGTTGTTTTCGGCAAGCCCAATCTTTACGGGCGCAAGCTAAACGTTGTGCATCCGGAGATGGAAGTTTATTCGGAAGATAAAACTGAAAAAGGGTTGCAGCCAGTATATAATGTCACGGAGAAATTAAAAGCACGCGGCATGGATAGCAAAGCGATTTCAAAATTAACGGAGAAGCTAGTTAAAGAAATTGCATCGAAGCTGCCGGAAATTCTGCCTGCTGCTATTATAGATGAATACAAACTGATCTCGCGCGCGCAGGCAATGGAATGGATCCATCTTCCGCCAAATGCTGCTTCCGTTGAGAAAGCAAAAGCACGCTTAAAATTTGAAGAGCTTTTTTTAATTCAGATAAAACTTCTGCATCAGAAAACATATCGGAAAATACATTACAGAGGTTTTGTATTCAATCACATTCCAACCTTAAATGTCTTTTATAAAGAACATCTTCCGTTTGATCTGACGGACGCGCAAAAACGTGTCGTAAAAGAAATCTATAAAGATGTATGTTCGGGAAAGCAGATGAACAGGCTTTTACAGGGGGATGTTGGAAGCGGAAAAACAATTGTTGGGTTTCTGTGCATGCTCATGGCTATTGATAATGGCTACCAGGCTTGTCTGATCGCACCTACGGAAATTCTGGCGGCACAACATTATGAAGGGTTGAAAGAACTCGCAGCCAAAGTTGGTTTAACGGTTGCGAAGCTTACAGGCTCATCAAAGAAAAAAGAGCGTGATGTGATTCACCGTGATCTGTTAGATGGCAGTCTGAATATTTTAATCGGCACACATGCCATTCTGGAAGACATTGTTCAATTCAAGAATCTGGGTATATGTATTATTGATGAGCAGCACCGTTTTGGTGTTGCGCAACGCGCCAAGCTCTGGAAGAAGAATACGGAACTGCCGCCGCACGTGCTTGTCATGACAGCAACGCCCATTCCGCGTACCCTTGCCATGACCTTATATGGTGATCTGGACATTTCTGTTATTGATCAGATGCCAGCCGGAAGAAAGCCTATTTCTACTTCCCATAAATTTGATAAAGACCGGTTGCTTGTATTTGGTTTTATCCGCAAACAGATACTGGAAGGAAGGCAAATATACATTGTGTATCCACTGATTGAAGAAAATGAGAAGCTGGACCTGAAAGATCTGATGGATGGCTTTGAAAGCATCAACCGTGCCTTTCCGGAATTTCCGGTTGGCATCCTCCACGGCCGTATGAAACCTGCCGACAAGGATTTTGAAATGCAGCGTTTTGTAAAAGGCGAAACAAAAATCATGGTTGCGACTACCGTTATTGAAGTTGGTGTGAACGTACCGAATGCCAGTGTAATGGTGATTGAGAATGCAGAACGTTTCGGACTCTCACAGCTGCACCAGTTGCGCGGGCGTGTTGGCCGCGGCGCGGATCAGTCATATTGTGTGTTAATGACCAGTCATAAGTTATCGGCAAATACGAAAACGCGTATTGAAACGATGGTGCGGACCACAAACGGTTTTGAGATAGCCGATGTTGATCTGAAACTCCGCGGACCGGGCGACCTGGCAGGTACACAGCAAAGCGGTGTGCTGGATCTGCGTATTGCCGATCTTGCACAGGATTCTCAGACATTACAGTTAAGCCGCCAATCAGCCATGGATCTGTTGGATAGCGATCCGGAATTATTAAAACCTGAAAATCGTATGCTGCGCGGCTACATGGAGTCGAAGAATAAGAACAGCAAAGAGTGGAGCCGGATCAGTTAG
- the gldD gene encoding gliding motility lipoprotein GldD, translated as MKNNIFVLSILGLLILVSSCSNEENAFMPKPKGFNKIDLPAHRYDTLTGDYPYTFEYSSIAKIVPDTTKTAEPYWIDIYYPEYKANIQITYKKTNNNPKTLEEYIKDSHTLANKHNVKAYAIDELITDTKNGYAVKVFELSGDVPSQIQFHVTDSTKNFLRGAVYFRTSTKNDSLAPVISYMKEDVMHLIETLKFK; from the coding sequence ATGAAAAATAATATATTCGTTCTATCCATTCTCGGTTTACTTATTTTAGTCTCTTCCTGCAGCAATGAAGAAAATGCCTTTATGCCAAAACCTAAGGGCTTTAATAAAATAGATCTTCCTGCACACCGTTATGATACCCTTACAGGTGACTATCCATACACATTTGAATATTCAAGCATTGCGAAAATTGTTCCCGACACCACCAAAACTGCAGAGCCGTATTGGATAGATATTTATTACCCTGAATACAAAGCCAACATTCAGATCACGTATAAGAAGACAAATAATAATCCTAAAACATTAGAAGAATATATCAAAGATTCTCATACGCTTGCCAATAAGCATAATGTGAAAGCATATGCGATTGATGAACTGATCACCGATACAAAAAATGGTTATGCGGTAAAAGTATTTGAACTGAGTGGCGATGTGCCCAGCCAGATTCAGTTTCACGTAACAGATTCAACGAAAAACTTTTTACGCGGTGCCGTTTATTTCAGAACATCAACAAAGAATGATTCGCTTGCACCCGTGATCAGTTACATGAAAGAAGATGTCATGCACCTTATAGAAACCTTGAAGTTTAAATAA
- a CDS encoding transporter associated domain-containing protein, translated as MSEGSKQNKKSTDAFSKYMRKLFGIQEITESQREYIEKLERELESAKGTLSTREEKEMIRGLVKFGNIMVKQIMCPRMDMAAVDIALNYEQLQEYISTCGFSRIPVYKESADKIEGVLNIKDLFPFYNKEKDFNWQQLIRTVEFIPETKLIEELLREFQLKHLHMAIVVDEYGGTAGLITMEDVIEEIVGDIHDEYDDDEKPYAQLSDTSYLFEGKISLVDFYKAIELDKDIFDEVKGESETLGGLLLNINSDLPRLGDEIIYEGYVFKIDAVNSKRILRVKVTVPENSENEK; from the coding sequence ATGTCCGAAGGGAGTAAACAGAATAAAAAGTCTACGGATGCGTTTTCAAAATACATGCGTAAGCTTTTTGGTATTCAAGAAATTACAGAAAGTCAGCGTGAGTACATTGAAAAATTAGAGCGCGAACTGGAATCTGCTAAAGGCACGCTCAGTACGCGTGAAGAAAAGGAAATGATCCGTGGTCTGGTTAAATTTGGTAATATCATGGTTAAGCAAATCATGTGTCCGCGCATGGATATGGCTGCCGTTGATATAGCACTGAATTACGAGCAGCTGCAGGAATATATCAGTACCTGTGGTTTTTCCCGAATTCCTGTTTATAAAGAATCTGCTGATAAAATTGAAGGCGTTTTAAATATTAAAGATCTGTTTCCGTTTTATAACAAGGAAAAAGATTTTAACTGGCAACAGCTGATCCGTACTGTTGAATTTATTCCTGAAACTAAACTGATCGAAGAATTGCTTCGTGAATTTCAATTGAAGCATTTGCATATGGCTATTGTAGTAGATGAATATGGCGGTACTGCCGGATTGATCACCATGGAAGATGTTATTGAAGAAATTGTCGGCGACATTCATGATGAATATGACGATGATGAAAAACCCTATGCGCAACTAAGCGATACCAGTTATTTGTTTGAAGGAAAAATTTCGCTGGTGGATTTTTATAAAGCAATTGAGCTGGATAAAGATATATTTGACGAAGTAAAAGGTGAAAGCGAAACACTTGGAGGCTTGCTGCTGAACATCAACTCAGATCTCCCGCGCCTTGGCGATGAAATCATTTATGAAGGATATGTTTTTAAAATCGATGCCGTTAACAGCAAACGTATTCTTCGGGTAAAAGTAACAGTTCCAGAAAATTCAGAAAATGAAAAATAA
- a CDS encoding single-stranded DNA-binding protein: MAGINKVILVGNLGKDPEVRAIGTDRKVANFSLATTESYKNKSGERVDQTEWHNVVFYGPVADVIERYLRKGSQIYVEGKIRTRSYDDKDGVKKYITEIIGDTMTMLGAKSGGSDSPNGNGNMSSSSSSASVAMESAGSFEPQTSGADDLPF; encoded by the coding sequence ATGGCAGGAATTAACAAAGTAATTCTAGTAGGGAATCTTGGTAAAGATCCCGAAGTGCGTGCTATCGGCACCGACAGAAAAGTGGCAAATTTTTCGCTTGCTACAACTGAATCTTACAAAAACAAAAGCGGAGAGCGCGTTGACCAGACTGAATGGCACAACGTAGTTTTTTATGGTCCCGTTGCAGACGTAATTGAACGTTACCTTCGTAAGGGTAGCCAGATTTACGTTGAAGGAAAAATTCGTACACGTTCGTACGACGATAAAGATGGTGTAAAAAAATACATCACTGAAATCATTGGAGATACCATGACAATGCTGGGTGCAAAATCAGGAGGTTCTGATTCACCAAATGGTAATGGTAATATGTCATCATCATCTTCATCTGCATCTGTTGCAATGGAGAGTGCAGGATCTTTTGAGCCACAAACAAGTGGCGCAGACGATTTACCTTTCTAA
- the mutY gene encoding A/G-specific adenine glycosylase: MITPEIKKKFPKELIKWYLKNKRELPWRDTRDPYPIWLSEIILQQTRVQQGMPYYFSFLKAFPTVKHMAKASEKDILSLWQGLGYYSRARNLHKTALQVMSQFGGSFPGSYKELLDLKGVGPYTAAAIASFAYKEQVAVVDGNVYRVLSRVFGIYEDITQNSSKKTFAALAQQLIPQKDPDIYNQAIMEFGALHCTPAEPKCGDCCFAEICVAHLTGDQRVLPVKAKQKAKQERYMTYFMITNNNTVLMKERGSNDIWQGLFEFLLVETPKAASLTEALKLVPDLDKKNISGESITYKHILSHQILHAKIYMAEVEKKVYNCIKKTYNLEEIAFNELPVTPKPVLITKYLKAHKF, encoded by the coding sequence ATTAAAAAAAAGTTTCCTAAGGAACTGATAAAGTGGTATTTAAAAAACAAAAGAGAACTTCCATGGCGGGATACGCGTGATCCATATCCCATCTGGCTGTCTGAAATTATTTTACAGCAGACCAGGGTTCAGCAGGGAATGCCGTATTATTTTTCCTTTTTGAAAGCATTTCCGACAGTAAAACACATGGCAAAAGCCAGCGAAAAAGACATTTTGTCGCTTTGGCAAGGTTTGGGATATTATTCCAGAGCCAGAAACTTACATAAAACTGCCCTGCAGGTAATGTCTCAGTTTGGAGGTTCTTTTCCTGGCTCTTATAAAGAATTACTTGATTTAAAAGGAGTTGGGCCATATACTGCTGCTGCTATCGCCTCCTTTGCCTATAAAGAACAGGTTGCCGTAGTAGACGGTAACGTGTACCGGGTACTTTCCAGGGTGTTTGGTATCTATGAAGATATTACACAGAACAGTTCGAAAAAGACTTTCGCAGCCCTGGCGCAACAATTGATTCCCCAAAAAGACCCCGATATATATAATCAGGCAATTATGGAATTCGGCGCGTTGCATTGTACCCCTGCCGAGCCAAAATGTGGTGACTGCTGCTTTGCTGAAATCTGTGTGGCACATTTAACCGGCGACCAGCGGGTATTACCTGTAAAAGCGAAACAAAAAGCGAAACAGGAGCGCTACATGACCTATTTCATGATTACAAATAATAACACCGTACTTATGAAAGAGCGTGGAAGCAACGATATCTGGCAAGGACTTTTTGAGTTTTTACTGGTAGAAACGCCTAAAGCAGCCTCACTAACTGAAGCCTTAAAATTGGTTCCTGATCTTGACAAAAAAAATATTTCGGGAGAATCTATAACCTATAAACACATTTTAAGTCATCAAATCTTACATGCAAAAATTTATATGGCGGAGGTAGAAAAAAAAGTTTACAATTGTATAAAAAAAACATATAATCTTGAAGAAATCGCGTTTAACGAACTCCCTGTAACGCCCAAGCCTGTTTTGATTACAAAGTATTTGAAGGCTCATAAATTTTAG